DNA from Rosa rugosa chromosome 6, drRosRugo1.1, whole genome shotgun sequence:
TTTAATAATTGTGGGGTAATGGTTGATGGTTTTTGCTTGGAGGCCAACCTAATTCCTCTAGATCTTGTTGAGTTTGATGTAATTCTGGGGATGGACTTTCTGGAGACACATGGTGCATTGGTTGATTGTTTCCGTAAAGAAGTAGTGTTTCAAAGTCTTGGAAAACCGGAAATCACTTTCCGTGGTGAGCGGAACATTCTCTCCTCTTGCCTGATTTCGGCCATTACAGCTAAAAAGCTTTTGAATAAAGGTTGTCAGGCTTATTTGGCACACATTGTGGATACAAAGAGGGAGGTGTTGAATATTGAGGATATTCTTGTGGTCAGGAAGTTTCCGGATGTGTTTCCTGATGAACTACCTGGTTTACCTCCAGTAAGAGAAATAGACTTTACCATTGAATTGCTCCCTGGTACTACACCTATATATCAGGCACCTTATAGAATGGCCCCAGCTGAGTTAAAAGAGTTGAAGACCCAGTTACAGGAGTTGTTGGATAAAGGTTTCATTCGGCCAAGTGTGTCCCCTTGGGGTGCTCCGGTGCTTTTTGTTAAGAAGAAGGATGACACTTTGAGATTGTGTATTGATTATAGAAAATTGAATAAGGTCACAGTGAAGAACAAGTATCCATTACCACGGATTGATGATTTATTTGATCAATTGCGGGGTGCCAAAGTCTTTTCTAAGATTGATTTGAGGACGGGTTATCACCAGTTACGGATAAGAGAGTCCGATGTACCCAAGACCGCTTTCCGATCACGTTATGGTCACTACGAGTTTGTGGTGATGCCTTTTGGATTAACCAATGCTCCTGCAGCCTTTATGGATCTCATGAATCGAGTATTCCGCCCATACTTGGACCGTTTTGTGATTGTGTTTATTGATGACATTCTGGTTTACTCCAAGAGTGATGAGCTTCATATTAAGCATTTGAAGCTAGTTCTTCGGACTTTGAGGGAGGCTAGACTATATGCCAAGTTGAGTAAGTGTGAATTCTGGCTTAACAGTATAGGATTCTTGGGCCATGTGGTGTCAGCTGAAGGTGTTAGTGTGGATCCTCAAAAGGTGGAAGCGGTTTTGAATTGGGGAAGACCCACCACCGTGACGGAAATTCGTAGTTTCTTGGGTTTGGCCGGTTATTATCGGCGGTTCGTTCAGGATTTCTCTAGACTTGCGGCCCCCTTCACTAAATTGACCAGGAAGGGTGCTAAATTTGTTTGGTCGGAGGAGTGTGGACAAAGTTTCCAAGAACTCAAAGGACGTTTAACTCGTGCCCCAGTTCTGGCATTGCCTGATGATAGCGGGGAGTATGTGATTTACAGTGATGCCTCAAGACAAGGCTTAGGTtgtgtgttgatgcagcatGGAAATGTGATTGCCTATGCATCTAGGCAGCTGAAACCTCACGAAATGAACTACCCAACTCATGACCTTGAGCTTGCTGCTGTAGTACTTGCACTTAAATTATGGAGACACTATCTTTATGGGGCACGATGCCAGATTTTCACGGACCATAAAAGTCTCCAGCATCTACTTAACCAAAGGGACTTAAATTTGAGGCAAAGGAGGTGGTTAGAGTTGATTAAGGACTATGATTGCACTATTGAGTACCATCCAGGAAGGGCCAATGTGGTAGCTGATGCACTTAGCCGAAAGCCCTTTAGCTCTTTAGCCCATTTGAAGGCAGTTCGAGTTCCTTTACTTTATGAATTGCGATCTACAGGGGTTAATTTGACGATTGAAAAAGAGTCTGGAGCATTGATAGCTAGCTTCCATGTGAGGCCGATTCTCATTGATAAAGTGCGGgaggtgtttggacccaaaataagcattttggcatGACAAGACacatcttggagaaattgagacaatgtcagtggctcaagctatatattgtcgacaagttcgaaatatatatttagaggctaagtaaagcctactatggaagcatggaagcatggaaacatgaaaagtcaactttaacacattttcctacttcggctaggagaaactgagctaaacaaggaaggaggggcggcagactaaccaaatgaaatcgaaatgagctaaaactgtccagattaaatatagacatcccaaggatcatttcttatgaagagtgccagagatatttttgagtggaaggccttcaaacaatcagtccaattttctgcagaagcaaaactggaaaactggacctgtaagaggtccatcagcgttttcggcccaaccactataccaaaaattctgaaatttgaccagggtgatctacactcatagtggaacatttcttatgaagagtgccagagatatttttgagtggaaggccttcaaacaatcagtccaatcttttgcagaagcaaaactggaaaactggacctgtaagaggtccagcagcgtttccggcccaaccactttatgaaaagctctgaaacttTACCAgagtgatctacactcatagtggaacatttgttatgaaaaggtcacggtcaaaatcggaatgcttgatggagataaaattcaaggaataaaggagccgaaagtgcttccttatcttcaaaattcatcattccttatcttcAATTatgtctccttatctccgaaattcatcattctttatcttcaattatgcttccttatctccaaaattcatcatttctatctccaattaatgctccactatcatttgtttaatgctaaacactttggcatggtagcctataaatagaggttacaatgaaacacaattaacaacacaattcacaacaacaatc
Protein-coding regions in this window:
- the LOC133716595 gene encoding uncharacterized protein LOC133716595, with translation MARNRRARRGTPPVEDDEQIPRRFADTFGQFFRQIAAALPGSRTDYTVERARRHGAQTFASAASPVEAQRWLDRMERVFSQMDLPEDRKVNLAVQFLEDTAWHWWTGVVNDPANAGPMTWDMFKTHFYGRYFSDAHLNRMQDQFLSLEKRDDQSVLEFEQEFLSLAHHVPDLVRTEQSKIRRFVLGLGGKFKDKMLGTPYRSFAEAVSYAMDIESNSPAGFHPRDPGGPSQGPSKRATSTSGSGSSVGSGKSSGSSSRSRTRFRGRVRRFSRGQFSGQQSGQLERSKSYHGGSSGASTSQSAQFGQYQTVGCFMCGQQDHFRRDCPLLTQGARSTPTQTVGQSSAGRSTSGARTSSVGRASSQQGRAQRGRPVTHARLHAMTQQEGRDSPKVIVGTLFIFNQPALTLIDPSATHSFMSSRFPCFANVPSSLLIGEWYVSLLAGEALKIEWVFNNCGVMVDGFCLEANLIPLDLVEFDVILGMDFLETHGALVDCFRKEVVFQSLGKPEITFRGERNILSSCLISAITAKKLLNKGCQAYLAHIVDTKREVLNIEDILVVRKFPDVFPDELPGLPPVREIDFTIELLPGTTPIYQAPYRMAPAELKELKTQLQELLDKGFIRPSVSPWGAPVLFVKKKDDTLRLCIDYRKLNKVTVKNKYPLPRIDDLFDQLRGAKVFSKIDLRTGYHQLRIRESDVPKTAFRSRYGHYEFVVMPFGLTNAPAAFMDLMNRVFRPYLDRFVIVFIDDILVYSKSDELHIKHLKLVLRTLREARLYAKLSKCEFWLNSIGFLGHVVSAEGVSVDPQKVEAVLNWGRPTTVTEIRSFLGLAGYYRRFVQDFSRLAAPFTKLTRKGAKFVWSEECGQSFQELKGRLTRAPVLALPDDSGEYVIYSDASRQGLGCVLMQHGNVIAYASRQLKPHEMNYPTHDLELAAVVLALKLWRHYLYGARCQIFTDHKSLQHLLNQRDLNLRQRRWLELIKDYDCTIEYHPGRANVVADALSRKPFSSLAHLKAVRVPLLYELRSTGVNLTIEKESGALIASFHVRPILIDKVREVFGPKISILA